A stretch of the Dyella telluris genome encodes the following:
- a CDS encoding flagellin has protein sequence MSLVINTNISSLNAQNNLSKSQSALSTATQRLSSGLKINSAADNAAGFAISQRYTTQIGGLNQASSNASDAINLAQTAGSALDQVTANLQAIRDLAVQSANGTYTDADRSSIDQEVQQRLAEITRIANQTTFNGSNVLDGSMKTKSFQIGANVGQTISVSLGTSVKSSAMGQVAEATSQALAPSVGLASGDVTIKVGAGTAVSVAAGNYSSASSLATAINTAYTTAGGTGTFASVNASGELAFDNASTTNDVTIGGTNTSLGLPATVVKNNGTVDGTGTSSGVAAAIAGASFPDLSSEGLNINGKAVDLSSAKSLQDVSDAINAAGISGVSAAVSGDGTAINFYSSSALSITDTGKNLFSTGTSTAATSGSLASGSVSTVDKANDLISRVDVALKTVSDFAAQLGAVQNRFQSTISTVAAQTTNLQASQSTIRDADFASETANLSKAQVLQQAGISVLAQANSNPQQVLKLLQ, from the coding sequence ATGTCTCTCGTTATCAACACCAATATCTCGTCGCTGAACGCACAGAACAACCTGTCGAAGTCGCAGAGCGCGCTGTCGACCGCCACCCAGCGTCTGTCGTCGGGCCTGAAGATCAACAGCGCCGCCGACAACGCCGCCGGCTTCGCGATCTCCCAGCGCTACACCACGCAGATCGGTGGCCTGAACCAGGCGAGCTCGAACGCCTCGGACGCCATCAACCTGGCACAGACCGCCGGCTCCGCGCTGGACCAGGTCACTGCCAACCTGCAGGCCATCCGCGACCTGGCGGTGCAGTCGGCCAACGGTACCTACACCGACGCTGACCGTTCCTCGATCGACCAGGAAGTGCAGCAGCGCCTGGCGGAAATCACCCGTATCGCCAACCAGACCACGTTCAACGGTTCGAACGTGCTGGACGGCTCCATGAAGACCAAGAGCTTCCAGATCGGCGCCAACGTCGGTCAGACCATCTCGGTCAGCCTGGGCACCAGCGTGAAGTCCAGCGCCATGGGTCAGGTGGCGGAAGCGACCTCGCAGGCTTTGGCTCCCAGCGTCGGCTTGGCCTCCGGCGACGTCACCATCAAGGTGGGCGCCGGTACCGCGGTCAGCGTTGCTGCGGGCAACTACAGCAGCGCCAGCTCCCTGGCCACTGCGATCAACACGGCATACACGACTGCTGGCGGCACCGGTACGTTTGCGTCCGTGAATGCCTCTGGCGAGCTCGCTTTTGACAACGCCAGCACCACGAACGACGTGACCATTGGCGGTACGAACACCTCGCTGGGCCTGCCGGCGACCGTGGTGAAGAACAACGGTACGGTGGACGGCACCGGCACGTCGTCGGGCGTGGCTGCTGCGATTGCCGGTGCCTCGTTCCCGGATCTTTCGTCCGAAGGCCTCAACATCAATGGCAAGGCTGTTGACCTGAGCAGCGCGAAGAGCCTGCAGGACGTGTCCGACGCCATCAATGCTGCTGGCATCTCGGGCGTCAGCGCCGCGGTGAGTGGCGATGGCACCGCCATCAACTTCTACTCGAGCAGCGCACTGTCGATCACGGACACCGGCAAGAACCTGTTCTCGACGGGCACCTCGACGGCGGCTACCAGTGGCTCGCTGGCTAGCGGCAGCGTGTCCACGGTCGACAAGGCCAACGACCTGATCTCCCGCGTCGACGTCGCCCTGAAGACGGTCAGCGATTTCGCTGCCCAGCTGGGTGCGGTGCAGAACCGCTTCCAGTCGACCATCTCCACGGTGGCCGCTCAGACCACCAACCTGCAGGCCTCGCAGTCGACCATCCGTGACGCTGACTTCGCGTCCGAGACGGCCAACCTCAGCAAGGCTCAGGTGCTTCAGCAGGCGGGTATCTCGGTGCTGGCCCAGGCCAACTCCAACCCGCAGCAGGTTCTCAAGCTGTTGCAGTAA
- the flgL gene encoding flagellar hook-associated protein FlgL, whose protein sequence is MRLSTSWMYQQSLNTMISQQSSLAATQNEVSSGNRINVASDDPAGAGQVVSLNHVIAANTQYSNTINTATTRLNTEASTLSSATSILDTARTLALQAVNGTLSDSDRQSIASQLSQIKDQLVQLANTTDSNGNALFAGTSTTTTPFQVGANGAVTYGGNDAQQRSAVGSGLQIPTSDPGSGLFMNIPTGNGSFEASAGSANTGTLLVGSNSVTDLSAWNSSKASSGGGYTITFGAGGTWTATDANGNAVQDSSGNPVGGTYTDGGSISFNGMTIAMSGTPASGDTVSVSTGGQQDVFSTLDNMISALQSGSSDTQLTNVMSRQIESIDQTQSAISSVQVSVGGRLDTLTQQQGAYSDLNVTYQSALSDVQGADAYTAISKLSLQSTALQASQQIFAQVKSMSLFNYLK, encoded by the coding sequence ATGCGCCTTTCCACCAGCTGGATGTACCAGCAGTCGCTCAACACCATGATCAGCCAGCAGAGTTCGCTGGCCGCGACGCAGAACGAGGTTTCCTCGGGCAACCGTATCAATGTCGCCTCCGACGACCCGGCGGGCGCGGGTCAGGTGGTGAGCCTCAACCACGTCATTGCGGCGAATACGCAGTATTCGAACACCATCAACACGGCGACCACGCGCCTGAACACCGAGGCGAGCACGCTCTCCTCGGCGACCAGCATTCTCGACACCGCGCGCACGCTGGCCCTGCAGGCGGTGAACGGCACGCTGTCGGACAGCGACCGCCAGAGCATTGCCAGCCAGCTCAGCCAGATCAAGGATCAGCTGGTGCAGCTGGCCAACACCACGGACAGCAATGGCAACGCGTTGTTCGCCGGCACCAGCACCACCACCACGCCGTTCCAGGTGGGCGCCAACGGTGCGGTGACCTATGGCGGCAATGACGCGCAGCAGCGCTCGGCCGTGGGTTCGGGTCTGCAGATTCCGACCAGTGATCCGGGCTCGGGCTTGTTCATGAACATTCCCACGGGCAACGGCTCGTTCGAAGCCAGCGCCGGCAGCGCCAACACCGGCACCTTGCTGGTGGGCAGCAACAGCGTCACCGACCTGTCGGCATGGAACAGCAGCAAGGCCAGCAGCGGCGGTGGCTACACCATCACCTTTGGAGCCGGCGGTACGTGGACGGCCACGGATGCCAACGGCAATGCCGTGCAGGACAGCAGCGGCAACCCGGTCGGCGGCACGTACACGGATGGCGGCTCGATCAGCTTCAACGGCATGACCATCGCGATGAGCGGCACGCCGGCCTCCGGTGACACGGTGTCGGTGAGCACGGGTGGCCAGCAGGATGTGTTCAGCACACTGGACAACATGATCAGCGCGTTGCAGAGCGGCTCCAGCGACACGCAGCTCACCAACGTGATGAGCCGCCAGATCGAATCCATCGACCAGACCCAATCGGCGATCAGTTCGGTGCAGGTTTCCGTGGGCGGGCGCCTGGATACGTTGACCCAGCAGCAGGGCGCGTATTCGGATCTCAACGTCACCTACCAGTCCGCGCTGTCGGACGTGCAGGGCGCCGATGCCTATACGGCGATCAGCAAGCTGTCGCTGCAGTCCACCGCGTTGCAGGCCTCGCAGCAGATCTTTGCGCAGGTGAAGTCGATGAGCCTGTTCAATTACCTGAAGTAA
- the flgK gene encoding flagellar hook-associated protein FlgK produces MSNLLNIGASGLNAAQVALTTVGNNISNVNTTGYSRQTVLQTAAISQSAGNYTIGSGVDIQSVQRAYSDFLTSALWSANSSMQGATTTNNLATTLNSALSASGNLQSALDSFYAGFSTVANTPGVASSRQSLLGNASQAATVYNTLGQQLTAQQSQVNAQIKTTVDSINTVASNLAAINNKIHEAGTNVPNDLLDQRDSLVQSLSGYIGVSAYTQTDGTISVYASTGQALVSGSKSFALQTGNNQYDASRTEVLDDTGTVVSGKISGGTLGALLNYRTNVLDSVQNQLGQSAVALATSVNTQQSKGLDLNGNQGGAMFSVPSPTVLASNLNKGTGTVSASITDVSGLTGSDYVLSYDGSNWNLATTSGQSVAMTANSDGTYSAGGLTLSLSGSAQAGDSFQIQPTRQAATGLQMVMTDPNGIAAAAALNATAAKANTGTGSISAVTVTDPTNTSLLSGATVSFPSANTYQVTDSTGNVLSSGSYASGQTISANGWSVTPSGTPAAGDSFAIAQNSNGLNDTSNALALANLADAKVLNGGTQSVVDAYGTLTTTIGTVGSQATTNLTTQTSLYNNAMSAQQSVSGVNLDEEAANMVKYQQAYQASAQVISTAQTIFSSLISAIQA; encoded by the coding sequence CGGCAACAACATCAGCAACGTCAACACGACGGGGTATAGCCGCCAGACCGTGCTGCAGACTGCGGCCATCTCGCAGTCTGCCGGCAACTACACCATCGGCAGCGGCGTCGATATCCAGTCGGTGCAGCGCGCTTACAGCGATTTCCTGACCTCGGCGCTGTGGTCGGCCAACTCCAGCATGCAGGGCGCCACCACCACCAACAACCTGGCGACCACGCTCAACAGCGCCCTGAGCGCCAGCGGCAACCTGCAGAGTGCGCTCGATAGTTTCTACGCTGGCTTCAGCACGGTGGCCAACACGCCGGGCGTGGCATCCAGCCGGCAGTCGCTGCTGGGCAATGCCAGCCAGGCCGCCACCGTGTACAACACGCTGGGCCAGCAGCTGACGGCGCAGCAGAGCCAGGTGAACGCGCAGATCAAGACCACGGTGGACAGCATCAACACCGTGGCGAGCAACCTGGCGGCCATCAACAACAAGATCCACGAGGCCGGCACCAACGTGCCCAACGATCTGCTCGACCAGCGCGACAGCCTGGTGCAGTCGCTGTCGGGTTATATCGGCGTGTCCGCCTATACGCAGACCGACGGCACGATCAGCGTGTATGCCTCTACCGGCCAGGCGCTGGTGAGCGGCAGCAAGTCGTTCGCCCTGCAGACGGGCAACAACCAGTACGACGCCTCGCGCACCGAAGTGCTCGATGACACCGGCACCGTGGTGAGCGGCAAGATCAGCGGCGGCACCCTGGGCGCCTTGCTCAACTACCGCACCAACGTGCTGGACAGCGTGCAGAACCAGCTGGGCCAGTCGGCGGTGGCGCTGGCCACCAGCGTCAACACGCAGCAGTCCAAGGGTCTGGACCTCAACGGCAACCAGGGCGGGGCGATGTTCAGCGTGCCCAGTCCCACGGTGCTGGCGAGCAATCTCAACAAGGGCACGGGCACGGTCTCGGCGAGCATCACCGATGTGTCCGGCCTGACCGGTTCGGACTACGTGCTGAGCTACGACGGCAGTAACTGGAACCTGGCCACCACCTCGGGCCAGAGCGTGGCGATGACGGCCAATTCGGATGGCACGTATTCCGCGGGCGGCCTGACGCTGTCCCTGTCCGGCTCCGCGCAGGCGGGCGACAGCTTCCAGATCCAGCCGACGCGCCAGGCCGCCACTGGCCTGCAGATGGTAATGACCGACCCCAACGGCATCGCGGCCGCTGCCGCGCTGAACGCCACGGCGGCCAAGGCGAACACCGGCACCGGCAGTATCAGCGCCGTCACGGTGACTGACCCCACCAATACCTCGCTGCTCAGCGGCGCCACCGTCAGTTTCCCGTCGGCCAACACCTATCAGGTGACGGACAGCACGGGCAACGTGCTGTCCAGCGGCAGTTATGCGTCGGGCCAGACCATCAGCGCGAACGGCTGGAGCGTGACGCCTTCCGGCACGCCGGCCGCGGGTGATTCGTTTGCCATCGCGCAGAACAGCAATGGCCTGAACGACACCAGCAACGCGCTGGCGCTCGCCAACCTGGCCGATGCCAAGGTGTTGAACGGCGGCACGCAGTCGGTGGTGGATGCCTACGGCACGCTCACCACCACCATCGGCACGGTGGGCAGCCAGGCCACCACCAATCTCACCACGCAGACCAGCCTGTACAACAACGCGATGTCAGCGCAGCAGAGCGTGTCCGGCGTGAACCTCGATGAAGAGGCCGCCAACATGGTCAAGTACCAGCAGGCTTACCAGGCTTCGGCGCAGGTGATCTCCACCGCGCAGACCATCTTCAGCAGCCTGATCTCCGCGATCCAGGCCTAA